From a region of the Gordonia sp. PP30 genome:
- a CDS encoding DUF5130 domain-containing protein: MAQQSSGVLNLLGARNEEGLPYGSAVTASGRISAALFPGDGFDTPPFTRDELIALDEALTDASNLAEVRFSVYIGDLDGDVATAARAILAQAPEPAHGALVAVSPNTHDVVVVSGSEVAGRVNDRVAELGVTAAVSAFRHNQLIDGLVSALRVMATAVARP; encoded by the coding sequence ATCGCCCAGCAGAGCTCCGGGGTCCTGAACCTCCTCGGCGCCCGCAACGAAGAGGGCCTGCCGTACGGCTCCGCCGTCACCGCGAGCGGCCGGATCTCCGCCGCGCTGTTCCCCGGCGACGGCTTCGACACCCCGCCGTTCACCCGCGACGAGCTGATCGCGCTCGACGAGGCGCTCACCGACGCGAGCAACCTCGCCGAGGTCCGCTTCTCGGTGTACATCGGCGACCTGGACGGCGACGTGGCCACCGCGGCCCGCGCTATCCTCGCGCAGGCGCCCGAGCCGGCCCACGGCGCGCTGGTCGCCGTCTCGCCGAACACCCACGACGTCGTCGTGGTCTCGGGCTCCGAGGTGGCCGGCCGCGTCAACGACCGTGTCGCCGAGCTCGGGGTGACCGCCGCCGTGTCGGCGTTCCGCCACAACCAGCTGATCGACGGCCTGGTCTCGGCCCTGCGCGTGATGGCCACCGCCGTCGCCCGCCCCTGA
- a CDS encoding globin: MDIVSTFYEQVGGEETFRAITKRFYEEVARDELLAPMYPEYPDLTGAEERLRMFLEQYWGGPHTYSDQRGHPRLRMRHIPYKVGPLERDAWLRCMDIAVASIPADVLDDEHRARMTEYFHAAAHSLMNSPV; encoded by the coding sequence ATGGACATCGTGAGCACCTTTTACGAGCAAGTCGGCGGCGAAGAGACCTTCCGCGCGATCACCAAGAGGTTCTACGAAGAGGTCGCCCGCGACGAGCTGCTCGCGCCGATGTATCCGGAGTATCCGGACCTGACGGGCGCCGAGGAACGCCTGCGGATGTTCCTGGAACAGTACTGGGGCGGCCCGCACACCTACTCCGATCAGCGCGGCCACCCGCGGCTGCGGATGCGGCACATCCCGTACAAGGTAGGTCCCCTCGAACGCGACGCCTGGCTGCGCTGCATGGACATCGCGGTCGCGTCGATCCCCGCCGATGTGCTCGACGACGAGCATCGCGCGCGAATGACCGAGTACTTCCACGCCGCGGCGCACTCCTTGATGAACAGCCCCGTGTGA
- the pepN gene encoding aminopeptidase N: MTPPNLTRSAAAERAAVLDIQNYRIDLDLTTGEETFASHTVVTFTATPGASSFIDLVAPQLISANLNGVDLDVSDYDESAGLALPDLAEENVLSVVADCAYSNTGEGLHRFVDPADGAVYLYSQFETADAKRMFACFDQPDLKATYTLTVTAPESWEVISNAPVTQTSADGAARTHVFATTEVMSTYLVALIAGPYAKWTDEYADDHGTIPLGLYCRASLAEHMDAERLFTETKQGFGFYHRTFGVPYAFGKYDQLFVPEFNAGAMENAGAVTFLEDYVFRSRVTRYLYERRNETVLHEMAHMWFGDLVTMKWWDDLWLNESFATFASVLAQVGATEYTNAWTTFANVEKSWAYRQDQLPSTHPIAADMVDLQAVEVNFDGITYAKGASVLKQLVAYVGLEPFLTGLREYFTEHRFGNATFADLVGALERASGRDLSSWGDQWLKTTGINALEPDFLLDEQGRFTDFAVLQGGAEPAAGGLEKREPGGVRVHRLRIGIYDDDADGKLVRTHSVEIDVDGPRTEVPELVGVPRGQLILLNDDDLTYASVRLDPRSLATATARIADIADSLPRTLVWSAAWEMTRQAEMRARDFVALVSAGIGAESEIGVVQRVLLQAGTALESYADPHWAITEGWPSFAARLLDLARAAEPGSDHQLAFVNALLGGVVNDDQLPALRSLLDGDDPATVGLAGLVVDAELRWKLVKALAAAGALDAEASGTPAIDAEAARDNTAAGARHAEAARAARPLAEAKEAAWSTAFDDDTVANVTVRAMIEGINRAGQTELLLPFTERYFESVSDLWARRSSEVAQTVVVGLYPSWDISAAALDAADAFLASGDVPPALERLILEGRAGVERSLKARTHDAT, from the coding sequence GTGACTCCTCCCAATCTCACGCGGTCCGCCGCCGCCGAGCGCGCCGCCGTTCTCGACATCCAGAACTATCGCATCGACCTCGACCTCACCACCGGCGAGGAGACCTTCGCCTCGCACACCGTGGTGACGTTCACCGCGACGCCGGGGGCGTCGTCGTTCATCGATCTTGTTGCGCCGCAGCTGATTTCGGCGAATCTGAATGGGGTCGACCTGGACGTGTCCGACTACGACGAGTCGGCCGGATTGGCGCTGCCGGACCTCGCGGAGGAGAACGTCCTGTCGGTGGTCGCCGACTGCGCTTACTCCAACACCGGTGAGGGTCTGCACCGCTTCGTCGATCCCGCCGACGGTGCGGTGTACCTGTACTCGCAGTTCGAGACCGCCGACGCGAAGCGGATGTTCGCCTGCTTCGACCAGCCCGATCTCAAGGCCACCTACACGTTGACGGTGACTGCGCCCGAGAGCTGGGAGGTGATCTCCAACGCGCCGGTCACCCAGACCTCCGCGGACGGCGCCGCCCGCACGCACGTGTTCGCGACCACCGAGGTGATGAGCACCTACCTCGTCGCCCTGATCGCCGGGCCGTACGCGAAGTGGACCGACGAGTACGCCGACGACCACGGCACCATCCCCCTCGGGCTGTACTGCCGTGCCTCGCTCGCCGAGCACATGGATGCCGAGCGGCTGTTCACCGAGACCAAGCAGGGTTTCGGTTTCTACCACCGCACCTTCGGCGTGCCGTACGCGTTCGGCAAGTACGACCAGCTGTTCGTCCCCGAGTTCAACGCCGGGGCGATGGAGAACGCCGGCGCGGTGACCTTCCTGGAGGACTACGTCTTCCGCTCGCGGGTCACCCGCTATCTGTACGAGCGCCGCAACGAGACCGTCCTGCACGAGATGGCGCACATGTGGTTCGGCGACCTGGTGACCATGAAGTGGTGGGACGACCTGTGGCTCAACGAGTCGTTCGCGACCTTCGCCTCGGTGTTGGCCCAGGTCGGCGCCACCGAGTACACCAACGCCTGGACCACCTTCGCGAACGTCGAGAAGTCGTGGGCGTACCGGCAGGACCAGCTGCCGTCGACCCATCCGATCGCCGCCGACATGGTCGACCTGCAGGCCGTCGAGGTGAACTTCGACGGCATCACCTACGCCAAGGGTGCGTCGGTGCTCAAGCAGCTCGTCGCCTACGTCGGTCTGGAGCCGTTCCTGACCGGTCTGCGCGAGTACTTCACCGAGCACCGCTTCGGCAACGCCACTTTCGCCGACCTGGTCGGTGCCCTGGAACGCGCCTCCGGCCGTGACCTGTCCAGCTGGGGCGACCAGTGGCTCAAGACCACCGGTATCAACGCCCTGGAGCCCGACTTCCTGCTCGACGAGCAGGGCCGCTTCACCGATTTCGCCGTCCTGCAGGGCGGCGCCGAGCCGGCCGCGGGCGGACTGGAGAAGCGCGAGCCGGGCGGCGTCCGCGTGCACCGCCTGCGCATCGGGATCTACGACGACGACGCCGACGGCAAGCTGGTCCGCACGCACAGCGTCGAGATCGACGTCGACGGCCCGCGCACCGAGGTCCCCGAGCTGGTCGGCGTCCCGCGCGGCCAGCTGATCCTGCTGAACGACGACGACCTCACCTACGCGTCGGTCCGCCTGGACCCGCGGTCCCTGGCCACCGCGACCGCCCGCATCGCCGACATCGCCGACTCGCTGCCGCGCACCCTGGTGTGGTCGGCGGCGTGGGAGATGACCCGCCAGGCCGAGATGCGGGCCCGCGACTTCGTCGCGCTCGTCAGCGCCGGGATCGGCGCCGAATCCGAGATCGGCGTCGTTCAGCGCGTGCTGCTGCAGGCCGGGACGGCGCTGGAGTCGTACGCCGATCCGCACTGGGCGATCACCGAGGGCTGGCCGTCGTTCGCGGCCCGGTTGCTCGACCTCGCCCGCGCCGCCGAGCCCGGCTCGGATCACCAGCTGGCGTTCGTGAACGCGCTGCTGGGCGGCGTGGTGAACGACGACCAGCTCCCCGCCCTGCGATCGCTGCTCGACGGCGACGACCCCGCGACCGTCGGCCTGGCCGGGCTGGTGGTCGACGCGGAACTGCGCTGGAAGCTGGTCAAGGCGCTGGCCGCGGCCGGCGCCCTGGATGCCGAGGCGTCCGGTACCCCGGCGATCGACGCCGAGGCGGCCCGCGACAACACCGCCGCCGGCGCCCGCCACGCCGAGGCGGCGCGCGCCGCCCGGCCGCTCGCCGAGGCCAAGGAGGCCGCCTGGAGCACGGCCTTCGACGACGACACGGTCGCCAACGTGACCGTGCGCGCGATGATCGAGGGCATCAACCGCGCGGGCCAGACCGAACTGCTGCTGCCGTTCACCGAACGCTACTTCGAGTCGGTCAGCGACCTCTGGGCACGACGCTCCAGCGAGGTGGCCCAGACGGTCGTCGTCGGCCTGTACCCGTCATGGGACATCAGCGCCGCCGCCCTCGACGCCGCCGACGCCTTCCTGGCATCCGGCGACGTCCCCCCGGCGCTGGAACGACTGATCCTGGAGGGTCGTGCCGGCGTGGAGCGCTCCCTGAAGGCCCGCACCCACGACGCCACCTGA
- a CDS encoding thioesterase family protein, whose product MTENTDTRRLFEDEGHRTPDGYVVQVPVRWSDMDVFAHINHARMVTLLEEARIPWLFYDDKPTHPLRKGCLVADLHVKYQGQIRHDESPISVTMFVERVRAVDFTVGYEVRPHGAAPDSKPAVVASTQLVSFDIDTQRPRRLPAAEKDYLLSFLRES is encoded by the coding sequence ATGACCGAAAACACCGACACCAGAAGACTTTTCGAGGACGAGGGCCATCGGACTCCGGACGGTTACGTGGTGCAGGTGCCGGTCCGCTGGTCGGACATGGACGTGTTCGCGCACATCAACCACGCCCGGATGGTGACGCTGCTGGAAGAGGCGCGGATCCCGTGGCTCTTCTACGACGACAAGCCGACGCACCCGCTGCGCAAGGGCTGCCTGGTCGCCGATCTGCACGTGAAGTATCAGGGCCAGATCCGCCACGACGAGTCGCCGATCTCGGTGACCATGTTCGTCGAGCGGGTCCGCGCGGTCGACTTCACCGTCGGCTACGAGGTGCGCCCGCACGGCGCCGCACCCGACAGCAAGCCCGCGGTGGTGGCCAGCACCCAGCTGGTGTCGTTCGACATCGACACCCAGCGCCCCCGCCGGTTGCCGGCCGCGGAGAAGGACTACCTGCTCTCGTTTCTGAGGGAGTCGTGA
- a CDS encoding DUF3558 family protein — protein MDRLGVDLTTVKDIAGTDGQTSRGCTWKYSGVDRDHGWSVTQVVGNSPSLATDKQKRRSVSDQWRSDVTIDGRLVGLHTTTYGRACDTYVQSGQAAVSTFVSVIDRGIGTDEVCERALAFTRATIGQMPP, from the coding sequence GTGGACAGGCTGGGCGTAGACCTGACCACGGTCAAGGACATTGCCGGCACAGACGGCCAGACCTCGCGGGGATGTACGTGGAAGTACTCGGGAGTCGACAGGGATCACGGTTGGTCGGTAACCCAAGTCGTTGGGAATTCGCCGAGCCTGGCGACGGACAAGCAGAAGCGGCGCAGCGTCTCTGATCAATGGCGGTCGGATGTCACTATCGACGGTCGCCTTGTGGGCCTGCACACGACCACGTATGGGCGTGCCTGCGACACCTATGTCCAATCGGGCCAGGCCGCGGTAAGTACTTTCGTCTCGGTGATCGATCGGGGCATCGGCACTGACGAGGTCTGCGAGCGAGCCCTGGCCTTCACGCGCGCGACCATCGGTCAGATGCCCCCGTGA
- a CDS encoding NAD-glutamate dehydrogenase domain-containing protein yields MMIDEGGDRIPGRLVSGALLRYGGVEADRDRLIRHLALAAVREPGRFLVGVTRLDGGVLEIQVVAADAPLLVESVLTVIDGAGLTVAGIDHPIMPVWRDGDGRLAGIGDEPAEGGARHDESWISVRAFASVACDPDTIRAAVIDAVGVHAAVTRDGEAIRAALAGLAEAPIAPAADRDEYRDLIEWIAGDSNFHLVGYARGDGGAGLGVWAQPQTIRLQPLADPGPRPVIDRVYLETGVLRTRYPLVLRFSDGAVEHQFVGMFTSIGLYQSVREIPVVRTVVRGVLRSLGLEQDSYGGLAVIELLQTYPLVGLFGSTVAETARRVQELLTANLERSSRFFARLCHDGHTVSAIAFLPRDRYSTDVRSAIIEFTERELGGSASEFATRLSDSPLAQLQIMMKTRGPVGGDLGIGTQTHERLDELLRGAVRTWEDDVRALSGASPVVSGLLPGISSSYREERDPARAAFDLPIAAGLAADDVHVVLRSADALPWTFTLYLAGRDAALTDVLPMLASLGLTVLDEHPYRIDRADGLGVRIYEFAVQPASHLTSVGGTGHEERVAEAFGSMWAGRTEIDRLNELVLGAGLTTREVSVLRMYARYLKQCGFPGSIGHFADVLGEYSGVARALVGLFRASFDPAVRSADRPRLVDDAGTRLDDELADVLSLDADRVLSSLARVIRATLRTNWFRGDDAAAAALDAEFAPTVAMKIATRDLPLAPAPRPEFEIFVHSPRVEGVHLRFGGVARGGCRWSDRRDDFRTEILGLVKAQAVKNAVIVPAGAKGGFVVRRPPAPTGDAAADRAAHQAEGVACYRAFVAALIQLTDDLDHETGAVVAPAGVVRRDGDDPYLVMAADKGTASFSDTANAIAAHYGFWLGDAFASGGSVGYDHKAMGITARGAWEAVKRHFREMGIDTQTEEFTAVGVGDMSGDVFGNGMLASECTRLVAAFDHRHIFVDPDPDAAVSYAERARLFALPRSSWADYRAALISAGGGVWSRELKSIPVSPQIRRALGLGDEITELAPPELIRAILRAPVDLLFNGGIGTYIRASDEADSAVGDKANDAVRISADTLRVKVVGEGGNLGVTERGRVEADLSGVRINTDAMDNSAGVDCSDHEVNIKILLDSQISAGVLDPAERTGLLESMTDEVARLVLADNIAQNAELGLARGRAEAETDLHERLLAQLAADGVDLELETLPTPRALRRRRAGELGRGLTSPELATVMAHVKLGAKAELITTTLLDGEVFDELVSAYFPEPLRSRFSDGIGTHRLRREIAATCLVNKIVDDGGMSYLFRMTEATTATVEEAARAYAATAEVFGLGAQIARLRAAGLDAALLDDMTATERTLLNRSSRWFLEHRPQPLAIAAEVRRYRDIGGLTPFIDEWARPTIAGAIDAMAADFVRRGAEPGLARAVARAPYRLHLLDVADLAEIADRDLDEVGDLAFAVLEHFALDELLDAVNDQERVDRWHLLARLALRDDLHSLVRSLTLAILQLSEPGESAETKIADWESSRSTTLARVRATVDGVKSTPEPGIAGLTVAVRALRSLV; encoded by the coding sequence ATGATGATCGACGAGGGTGGTGACCGGATCCCCGGTCGGCTGGTGTCCGGAGCGTTGCTCCGTTACGGCGGGGTGGAGGCCGACCGAGACCGGTTGATCCGTCACCTGGCGCTGGCGGCCGTCCGAGAACCCGGGCGATTCCTGGTCGGCGTCACCCGGCTGGACGGCGGTGTGCTGGAGATTCAGGTGGTCGCCGCCGACGCGCCGCTGCTGGTCGAGTCGGTCCTCACCGTGATCGACGGCGCCGGTCTGACCGTCGCGGGCATCGATCATCCGATCATGCCGGTCTGGCGCGACGGCGACGGCAGGCTCGCCGGGATCGGGGACGAGCCCGCCGAGGGCGGTGCCCGGCACGACGAGTCGTGGATCAGCGTGCGCGCGTTCGCCTCGGTGGCGTGCGACCCGGACACGATCCGCGCCGCGGTGATCGATGCGGTCGGCGTGCACGCCGCCGTGACGCGCGACGGCGAGGCGATCCGGGCGGCCCTCGCCGGGCTCGCCGAAGCGCCGATCGCCCCGGCCGCCGATCGCGACGAGTACCGGGACCTGATCGAGTGGATCGCCGGGGACTCCAACTTCCATCTTGTCGGGTACGCGCGCGGTGACGGCGGTGCCGGGCTCGGCGTCTGGGCGCAGCCGCAGACCATCCGCCTGCAGCCGCTCGCCGATCCGGGACCGCGGCCGGTGATCGACCGGGTGTACCTGGAGACCGGGGTGCTGCGTACCCGGTATCCGCTGGTGCTGCGGTTCTCCGACGGTGCGGTGGAGCACCAGTTCGTCGGCATGTTCACCTCGATCGGGCTGTACCAGTCGGTCCGGGAGATCCCGGTGGTCCGCACCGTCGTGCGCGGTGTTCTGCGGTCGCTGGGGCTGGAACAGGATTCGTACGGTGGTCTGGCGGTGATCGAACTGCTGCAGACCTACCCGCTGGTGGGACTCTTCGGGTCGACCGTGGCGGAGACCGCGCGCCGCGTCCAGGAGCTGCTGACCGCGAATCTGGAACGGAGCAGCCGCTTCTTCGCCCGGCTGTGCCATGACGGGCACACCGTCAGCGCGATCGCCTTCCTGCCGCGCGACCGATACTCGACCGACGTGCGTTCGGCGATCATCGAGTTCACCGAACGTGAACTCGGTGGATCCGCGTCGGAGTTCGCGACGCGGCTGTCCGACAGCCCGCTCGCGCAGTTGCAGATCATGATGAAGACCCGCGGGCCGGTCGGCGGCGATCTCGGTATCGGCACGCAGACCCACGAGCGTCTCGACGAACTGCTGCGCGGTGCGGTCCGGACCTGGGAAGACGACGTGCGGGCGCTGTCCGGCGCGTCGCCGGTGGTGTCCGGACTGCTGCCGGGAATCTCCAGCAGCTACCGCGAGGAGCGGGATCCGGCGCGGGCGGCGTTCGATCTGCCGATCGCCGCGGGACTCGCCGCCGACGACGTGCACGTGGTCCTGCGCAGCGCCGACGCGCTGCCGTGGACGTTCACCCTCTATCTCGCCGGCCGGGACGCCGCGCTGACCGATGTGCTGCCGATGCTCGCCAGCCTCGGGCTGACGGTGCTCGATGAGCACCCGTACCGCATCGACCGCGCCGACGGCCTCGGCGTCCGCATCTACGAGTTCGCCGTCCAGCCCGCGTCGCATCTGACCTCGGTCGGCGGCACCGGTCACGAGGAGCGGGTCGCCGAGGCGTTCGGGAGCATGTGGGCCGGCCGCACCGAGATCGACCGGCTCAACGAGCTGGTCCTCGGGGCCGGGCTGACCACGCGCGAGGTCTCGGTGCTGCGCATGTACGCGCGGTATCTCAAACAGTGCGGCTTCCCGGGCAGCATCGGGCACTTCGCCGACGTGCTCGGCGAGTACAGCGGGGTGGCGCGCGCCCTCGTCGGGCTCTTCCGGGCGAGCTTCGACCCGGCCGTCCGCTCGGCGGATCGGCCACGGCTGGTCGACGACGCCGGGACCCGGCTCGACGACGAACTCGCGGACGTGCTCAGCCTGGACGCCGACCGGGTGCTCTCGTCGCTGGCCCGCGTGATCCGGGCGACGCTGCGCACCAACTGGTTCCGCGGCGACGATGCCGCGGCGGCGGCCCTCGACGCCGAGTTCGCGCCCACCGTCGCGATGAAGATCGCGACGCGCGATCTGCCGCTGGCGCCCGCGCCGCGGCCGGAATTCGAGATCTTCGTCCACTCGCCGCGCGTCGAGGGCGTGCATCTGCGTTTCGGCGGCGTCGCCCGCGGCGGCTGCCGCTGGTCGGATCGCCGGGACGACTTCCGCACCGAGATCCTGGGCCTGGTCAAGGCGCAGGCGGTGAAGAACGCGGTGATCGTGCCCGCCGGCGCCAAGGGCGGATTCGTGGTCCGCCGTCCACCGGCACCGACCGGTGACGCGGCCGCCGACCGGGCGGCGCACCAGGCCGAGGGTGTCGCCTGCTACCGCGCTTTCGTCGCCGCGCTGATCCAGCTGACCGACGACCTCGACCACGAGACCGGCGCCGTGGTGGCGCCGGCCGGCGTCGTCCGCCGCGACGGCGACGATCCCTACCTGGTGATGGCGGCGGACAAGGGCACCGCCAGCTTCTCCGACACCGCCAACGCGATCGCCGCGCACTACGGCTTCTGGCTCGGCGACGCGTTCGCCTCCGGCGGCTCGGTCGGCTACGACCACAAGGCGATGGGCATCACCGCGCGCGGTGCGTGGGAAGCGGTCAAGCGGCACTTCCGCGAGATGGGCATCGACACCCAGACCGAGGAGTTCACCGCGGTGGGCGTAGGCGACATGAGCGGTGACGTCTTCGGCAACGGCATGCTGGCATCGGAATGCACCCGCCTCGTGGCGGCCTTCGACCACCGGCACATCTTCGTCGACCCGGACCCCGATGCCGCCGTCTCCTACGCCGAGCGTGCACGACTCTTCGCGCTGCCGCGGTCGTCGTGGGCGGACTACCGGGCCGCCCTCATCAGTGCCGGCGGCGGCGTCTGGTCGCGCGAGCTGAAGTCGATCCCGGTGAGCCCCCAGATACGCCGGGCGCTCGGACTCGGCGATGAGATCACCGAACTCGCGCCGCCCGAACTGATCCGCGCGATCCTGCGGGCCCCGGTCGATCTGCTGTTCAACGGCGGCATCGGCACCTACATCCGGGCCTCCGATGAAGCCGACTCGGCCGTCGGTGACAAGGCGAACGACGCCGTCCGGATCAGCGCCGACACGCTGCGCGTCAAGGTGGTCGGCGAGGGCGGCAACCTCGGCGTCACCGAGCGCGGGCGCGTGGAAGCGGATCTGTCGGGTGTGCGGATCAACACCGATGCGATGGACAACTCGGCCGGCGTCGACTGCTCCGACCACGAGGTGAACATCAAGATCCTGCTCGACTCGCAGATCTCGGCCGGCGTCCTCGATCCCGCCGAGCGGACCGGGCTGCTGGAATCGATGACCGACGAGGTGGCCCGGCTGGTGCTCGCCGACAACATCGCGCAGAACGCCGAACTCGGTCTCGCCCGCGGTCGCGCCGAGGCCGAAACGGACCTGCACGAGCGGCTGCTGGCCCAGCTCGCCGCCGACGGCGTCGACCTCGAGCTGGAGACCCTGCCCACCCCGCGGGCCCTGCGGAGACGTCGCGCGGGCGAACTCGGCCGAGGTCTGACCAGCCCGGAACTGGCGACTGTGATGGCGCACGTCAAGCTCGGTGCCAAGGCCGAACTGATCACCACCACGCTGCTCGACGGCGAGGTCTTCGACGAACTGGTGTCCGCCTACTTCCCGGAGCCGCTGCGCAGCCGGTTCTCCGACGGAATCGGCACCCACCGGCTGCGTCGCGAGATCGCGGCCACCTGCCTGGTGAACAAGATCGTCGACGACGGCGGCATGTCGTACCTGTTCCGGATGACCGAGGCCACCACCGCGACCGTCGAGGAGGCGGCCCGCGCGTACGCGGCGACCGCCGAGGTCTTCGGGCTGGGCGCCCAGATCGCGCGGCTGCGCGCCGCCGGACTCGACGCGGCACTGCTCGACGACATGACCGCGACCGAGCGGACGCTGCTGAACCGGTCGTCGCGCTGGTTCCTGGAGCACCGGCCGCAGCCGCTCGCCATCGCCGCCGAGGTGCGGCGCTATCGCGACATCGGCGGTCTCACTCCGTTCATCGACGAGTGGGCGCGGCCCACCATCGCCGGAGCCATCGACGCGATGGCCGCCGACTTCGTCCGCCGCGGGGCCGAACCCGGGCTGGCGCGGGCGGTGGCCCGCGCGCCGTACCGGCTCCACCTGCTCGACGTCGCCGACCTCGCGGAGATCGCCGACCGGGATCTGGACGAGGTGGGCGATCTGGCCTTCGCCGTGCTCGAGCACTTCGCGCTCGACGAACTGCTCGACGCGGTGAACGATCAGGAACGCGTCGACCGCTGGCATCTGCTGGCCCGGCTGGCGCTGCGCGACGACCTGCACTCGCTGGTGCGCAGCCTGACGCTGGCGATCCTGCAGCTGTCCGAACCGGGGGAGAGCGCCGAGACCAAGATCGCCGACTGGGAGTCGTCGCGCAGCACCACGCTGGCGCGCGTCCGCGCCACGGTCGACGGTGTGAAGTCGACCCCGGAACCCGGGATCGCCGGGCTGACGGTGGCGGTACGCGCGTTGCGTAGTCTGGTGTGA
- a CDS encoding glycoside hydrolase family 13 protein: protein MTQDTDSLVNPDWWRNAVVYQVYPRSFSDLSGDGVGDLAGVIDKLGYLELLGVDAIWLSPIMRSPMADHGYDVSDPRDIDPLFGDLATFDQLIAEAHDRDIRVTMDLVPNHTSNQHAWFAAALAAGPGSPQRDRYIFRPGRGEHGEVPPNNWTSVFGGPAWSRIREADGSLGEWYLHLFAPAQPDLNWENPEVMADLEETMRFWLDRGIDGFRIDVAHGMAKAPGLPDLAAPAVILKHTDDDPRFNNDAVHDIHRRIRAVMDRYPGTANVGEVWVESPDEFAKYVRPDELHLGFNFALATAGFDVAAIRAAIDESLAAAGGVGAVPTWTLSNHDVVREVTRYRPEVAADAPLDEQENALGIGIARARAMALVELALPGTVFIYNGAELGLPNVDLPDEALVDPVWERSGHTERGRDGCRVPLPWEGDEAPYGFSSNPHTWLPMPDDWGRFTVERQLEDVFSTLSLYRQAIELRYVRPEFSGPGVDWYQAPDGCLAFRRPGGLICALNTTNSPVPLPHGQILLVSLPLVDGMLAPNSAAWLV from the coding sequence GTGACGCAAGACACCGACTCGCTCGTGAACCCCGACTGGTGGCGCAACGCTGTCGTCTACCAGGTCTATCCGCGGTCGTTCTCGGACCTGTCCGGCGACGGCGTCGGCGACCTCGCCGGGGTGATCGACAAACTCGGCTACCTCGAGCTCCTCGGTGTCGACGCGATCTGGCTCTCCCCGATCATGCGGTCGCCGATGGCCGACCACGGGTACGACGTGTCCGATCCGCGCGACATCGATCCGCTGTTCGGCGATCTGGCGACGTTCGACCAGCTCATCGCCGAGGCCCACGACCGTGACATCCGCGTCACGATGGACCTGGTCCCCAACCACACCAGCAATCAGCACGCCTGGTTCGCGGCGGCGCTGGCGGCCGGTCCGGGCAGCCCGCAGCGCGACCGGTACATCTTCCGGCCGGGCCGCGGCGAGCACGGCGAAGTGCCGCCGAACAACTGGACCAGCGTGTTCGGCGGTCCCGCGTGGAGCCGTATCCGGGAGGCCGACGGCAGTCTCGGCGAGTGGTACCTGCACCTCTTCGCGCCCGCGCAGCCGGATCTGAACTGGGAGAACCCCGAGGTGATGGCGGACCTCGAGGAGACCATGAGGTTCTGGCTCGACCGCGGCATCGACGGCTTCCGGATCGACGTGGCCCACGGCATGGCGAAGGCCCCCGGGCTGCCGGATCTGGCGGCGCCGGCGGTGATCCTCAAGCACACCGACGACGATCCGCGATTCAACAACGACGCCGTGCACGACATCCACCGCCGTATCCGCGCGGTGATGGACCGGTACCCGGGCACCGCGAACGTCGGTGAGGTCTGGGTGGAGTCGCCCGACGAGTTCGCCAAGTACGTGCGGCCCGACGAACTGCACCTCGGCTTCAACTTCGCGCTGGCCACCGCCGGGTTCGACGTCGCCGCGATCCGCGCCGCGATCGACGAATCGCTCGCCGCGGCGGGCGGCGTCGGCGCGGTGCCGACGTGGACGCTGTCGAACCACGACGTGGTCCGCGAGGTGACCCGCTACCGCCCGGAGGTGGCCGCGGACGCACCGCTCGACGAGCAGGAGAACGCGCTCGGCATCGGGATCGCCCGGGCCCGCGCGATGGCGCTGGTGGAGTTGGCGCTGCCGGGTACCGTGTTCATCTACAACGGCGCCGAACTCGGCCTGCCCAACGTCGATCTGCCGGACGAGGCGCTGGTCGACCCGGTGTGGGAACGCTCCGGGCACACCGAACGCGGCCGCGACGGCTGCCGGGTGCCGCTGCCCTGGGAGGGTGACGAGGCGCCGTACGGGTTCAGCTCTAACCCGCACACCTGGCTCCCGATGCCCGACGACTGGGGCCGCTTCACCGTCGAGCGCCAGCTCGAGGACGTCTTCTCGACGCTGTCGCTGTACCGGCAGGCGATCGAGCTGCGCTATGTGCGGCCGGAGTTCAGCGGCCCGGGCGTCGACTGGTATCAGGCGCCGGACGGCTGCCTGGCGTTCCGCCGCCCCGGCGGGCTGATCTGCGCGCTCAACACCACCAATTCTCCGGTGCCGCTCCCCCACGGCCAGATCCTGCTGGTCAGCCTCCCGCTGGTGGACGGCATGCTCGCGCCGAACTCCGCCGCCTGGCTGGTCTGA